A single genomic interval of Bradyrhizobium sp. AZCC 1693 harbors:
- a CDS encoding adenylate kinase, producing the protein MRLILLGPPGAGKGTQAQRLVQKHGIIQLSTGEMLRAAVAAQTPVGLQAKDIMASGALVPDEIVIGIISDRLDQPDMKNGFILDGFPRTVPQAAALDELLKKKHIKLDAVVELRVNESALLNRVETRVAEMQARGEEVRIDDTPEVLSKRLANYRAQTEPLIHYYSERRKLLTVDGMMTIEHVTREINRILSAIGAVEPKVAKPAVSAKKAGGAARKTAKPAGKKAAKTAKKAAKAAPKGKKATSRKAGRATGAARNAAAAAKGRAAAKVKRATKKTVRKVAKKVTKKRAKR; encoded by the coding sequence ATGAGATTGATCCTTTTGGGTCCGCCGGGCGCGGGCAAGGGGACCCAGGCGCAGCGGCTGGTCCAGAAGCACGGCATTATCCAGCTCTCGACCGGCGAGATGCTGCGGGCGGCGGTGGCCGCGCAGACGCCGGTCGGCCTGCAGGCCAAGGACATCATGGCGAGCGGCGCGCTGGTGCCGGATGAAATCGTGATCGGGATCATCTCCGACCGTCTCGACCAGCCCGACATGAAGAACGGTTTCATCCTCGACGGCTTCCCCCGCACGGTGCCGCAGGCGGCAGCCCTCGACGAACTGCTGAAGAAGAAGCACATCAAGCTCGACGCCGTGGTCGAACTGCGCGTCAACGAGAGCGCGCTTCTGAACCGCGTCGAGACCCGCGTCGCCGAGATGCAGGCCCGCGGTGAGGAAGTGCGAATCGACGATACCCCGGAGGTGCTGTCGAAGCGGCTGGCCAACTACCGTGCGCAGACCGAGCCGCTGATTCACTATTATTCGGAGCGGCGGAAGCTTCTGACGGTCGACGGCATGATGACCATCGAGCACGTCACCCGGGAGATTAACCGGATCCTGTCGGCGATCGGGGCGGTGGAACCTAAGGTGGCCAAGCCCGCGGTCTCGGCCAAAAAGGCCGGGGGAGCCGCCAGGAAGACGGCGAAGCCGGCGGGCAAAAAGGCTGCCAAAACCGCTAAGAAGGCCGCCAAAGCGGCTCCAAAGGGCAAGAAAGCCACCTCCAGAAAGGCCGGAAGGGCGACGGGGGCCGCACGGAACGCCGCGGCGGCGGCCAAGGGTAGGGCTGCCGCCAAGGTCAAAAGGGCGACAAAAAAGACCGTTCGCAAGGTCGCCAAAAAGGTCACGAAAAAGCGAGCTAAGCGATAG
- the secY gene encoding preprotein translocase subunit SecY, translating into MVSAAEQLAANLNFGALAKADELKKRIWFTLGALLVYRLGTYIPLPGIDPAIWEQVFKSQAGGILGMFNMFAGGGIHRMAIFALNIMPYISASIIIQLLTTVSPQLEALKKEGEAGRKTLNQYTRYLTVILAAFQSYGIAVGLQGAGNVVSDPGVFFLLSTTITLTGGTMFLMWLGEQITSRGIGNGISLIILAGIVAELPSALANMLELGRQGALSTGLILIVIVMAVAVIAFIVFMERAQRRLLIQYPKRQVGNKMFEGQSSHLPLKLNTSGVIPPIFASSLLLLPATVANFNAGKGPEWFQWLNTQLSHGRPLFLFLYLALIVFFAFFYTAIVFNPTETADNLKKHGGFIPGIRPGERTAEYIDYVLSRVTVLGAIYLAIVCLIPEILISYASVPFYFGGTSLLIVVSVTMDTVAQVQGYLLAHQYEGLIRKSKLRGRRR; encoded by the coding sequence ATGGTCTCAGCAGCAGAACAACTTGCGGCAAACCTCAATTTCGGCGCCTTGGCGAAAGCCGACGAACTGAAGAAGCGCATCTGGTTCACGCTGGGTGCGCTGCTTGTTTATCGGCTCGGCACCTATATCCCGCTGCCCGGCATCGACCCCGCGATCTGGGAGCAGGTGTTCAAGTCGCAGGCCGGCGGCATTCTCGGCATGTTCAACATGTTCGCCGGCGGCGGCATCCACCGCATGGCGATTTTTGCGCTGAACATCATGCCGTACATCTCGGCATCGATCATCATCCAGCTCCTGACCACGGTGTCTCCGCAGCTCGAGGCGCTGAAGAAGGAAGGCGAGGCCGGCCGCAAGACGCTGAACCAGTACACCCGCTATCTGACGGTGATCCTGGCCGCGTTCCAGTCCTACGGTATCGCCGTCGGCCTGCAGGGCGCCGGCAACGTCGTCAGCGACCCCGGCGTCTTCTTCCTGCTCTCCACGACGATTACGCTGACCGGCGGCACCATGTTCCTGATGTGGCTCGGCGAGCAGATCACCTCGCGCGGCATCGGCAATGGCATTTCGCTGATCATTCTGGCCGGCATCGTCGCCGAGCTGCCGTCGGCGCTTGCCAACATGCTGGAACTGGGACGCCAGGGCGCGCTGTCGACCGGCCTGATCCTGATCGTGATCGTGATGGCGGTCGCCGTGATCGCCTTCATCGTGTTCATGGAGCGCGCGCAGCGCAGGCTGCTGATCCAGTATCCGAAGCGCCAGGTCGGCAACAAGATGTTCGAGGGCCAGTCCTCGCATCTGCCGCTGAAGCTCAACACCTCGGGCGTGATCCCGCCGATCTTCGCCTCGTCGCTGCTGCTGCTGCCGGCCACTGTTGCGAACTTCAACGCCGGCAAGGGCCCGGAATGGTTCCAGTGGCTCAACACCCAACTCAGCCACGGCCGTCCGCTGTTCCTGTTCCTCTATCTGGCGCTGATCGTGTTCTTCGCCTTCTTCTACACCGCGATCGTGTTCAACCCGACCGAAACCGCCGACAATCTGAAGAAGCATGGTGGCTTCATTCCCGGTATCCGTCCGGGCGAGCGCACCGCCGAATATATCGACTACGTGCTGTCGCGCGTTACCGTGCTGGGCGCGATCTATCTGGCGATCGTGTGTCTGATTCCCGAAATCCTGATTTCCTACGCTTCGGTGCCGTTCTATTTCGGCGGCACCTCGCTCCTGATCGTCGTCAGCGTGACGATGGATACGGTGGCACAGGTGCAGGGCTATTTGCTGGCCCATCAGTATGAAGGACTGATCAGGAAATCGAAGCTGAGGGGCCGCCGCCGCTGA
- the rpsM gene encoding 30S ribosomal protein S13 → MARIAGVNIPTNKRVLIALQYIHGIGQKNAAEIIEKVKIPLDRRVSQLSDQEVLQIREVIDRDYLVEGDLRRETGINIKRLMDLGCYRGLRHRRGLPVRGQRTHTNARTRKGPAKSIAGKKK, encoded by the coding sequence GTGGCCCGTATTGCCGGCGTGAATATCCCGACCAACAAGCGCGTGCTGATCGCGCTCCAGTACATTCATGGCATCGGCCAGAAGAACGCGGCCGAGATCATCGAGAAGGTCAAGATCCCTCTGGATCGTCGCGTCAGCCAGTTGAGCGACCAGGAAGTCCTGCAGATCCGCGAAGTGATCGACCGTGACTATCTCGTCGAAGGCGACCTTCGCCGTGAGACCGGCATCAACATCAAGCGGCTGATGGATCTCGGCTGCTATCGCGGCCTGCGTCATCGCCGCGGCCTCCCGGTGCGCGGCCAGCGCACCCACACCAACGCGCGCACGCGCAAGGGCCCGGCCAAGTCGATCGCCGGCAAGAAGAAGTAA
- the rpsK gene encoding 30S ribosomal protein S11, translating into MGKEATRVRRRERKNIASGIAHVNSSFNNTTITITDAQGNTIAWSSAGTMGFKGSRKSTPYAAQVAAEDVSKKAQEHGMRTLEVEVAGPGSGRESALRALQAAGFTVTSIRDVTTIPHNGCRPRKRRRV; encoded by the coding sequence ATGGGCAAGGAAGCCACCCGCGTACGCCGTCGCGAACGCAAGAACATCGCCTCCGGCATCGCGCACGTCAATTCGTCGTTCAACAACACGACCATCACCATCACCGACGCGCAGGGCAACACCATTGCCTGGTCGTCGGCCGGCACGATGGGCTTCAAGGGCTCGCGCAAGTCGACCCCCTACGCCGCGCAGGTCGCGGCCGAAGACGTTTCCAAGAAGGCGCAGGAACACGGCATGCGCACGCTGGAAGTGGAAGTTGCGGGCCCCGGTTCGGGCCGTGAATCGGCGCTTCGTGCGCTGCAGGCGGCGGGCTTCACTGTGACGTCGATCCGCGACGTGACGACGATCCCGCACAATGGTTGCCGTCCGCGCAAGCGCCGGCGGGTCTGA